In one Candidatus Binatia bacterium genomic region, the following are encoded:
- a CDS encoding CpsD/CapB family tyrosine-protein kinase codes for MPKEAPRSLFTEFSTDAPYVTEARRLLQSLMRQHRGPACRVYMVSSAGRGEGKSTICGLLGIVAARIFHRHTLIIDADMRRPTMHQLLDLSQKPGLYEILHGTASLDLARRPTTLPLLHAIPSGKPGSHVSDSYDDEGFEKLLQSVRPSYDLIFIDAAPIVPVVEPIMMAEHVDGILLVAMAGRTPITMIRRMRGILTPVASKVAGAIVNNATEGLPYYYDYSYYGYKPLLSRRDRNKVGGPTAPSADVQANGDGAATPHAASSPAPPAHAAKPKPKE; via the coding sequence GTGCCCAAAGAAGCGCCGCGCAGCCTCTTCACCGAATTCAGCACCGACGCGCCCTACGTGACCGAGGCGCGGCGGCTTCTCCAGTCGCTGATGCGCCAGCACCGCGGGCCCGCCTGCCGCGTCTACATGGTCTCCAGCGCGGGCCGCGGCGAGGGGAAGAGCACGATCTGCGGGCTGCTCGGCATCGTTGCGGCGCGGATCTTCCACCGGCACACGCTCATCATCGACGCCGACATGCGGCGGCCCACGATGCACCAGCTCCTGGACCTCTCGCAGAAGCCGGGTCTCTACGAGATCCTGCACGGCACGGCCAGCCTGGACCTGGCGCGCCGGCCGACGACGCTACCGCTCCTGCACGCGATCCCCAGCGGGAAGCCGGGGTCGCACGTGAGCGATTCCTACGACGACGAGGGCTTCGAGAAGCTCCTGCAGTCGGTGCGCCCCAGCTACGACCTGATCTTCATCGACGCGGCGCCGATCGTGCCGGTCGTGGAGCCGATCATGATGGCGGAGCACGTGGACGGGATCCTGCTGGTCGCCATGGCCGGCCGCACCCCGATCACGATGATCCGCCGCATGCGCGGCATCCTGACGCCCGTCGCGAGCAAGGTGGCCGGCGCGATCGTGAACAACGCCACGGAAGGGCTGCCGTACTATTACGACTACAGCTACTACGGATACAAACCGCTCCTGTCCCGGCGCGATCGGAATAAGGTGGGGGGTCCGACCGCTCCGAGCGCCGATGTCCAAGCGAACGGCGATGGAGCCGCAACACCCCACGCGGCGTCCTCCCCCGCGCCACCGGCGCACGCCGCGAAACCCAAGCCCAAGGAGTAA